The following are from one region of the Flavobacteriaceae bacterium UJ101 genome:
- the hutG gene encoding formimidoylglutamase (KEGG: chu:CHU_3062 formiminoglutamase) — translation MITELLTPIDKTIFEKVNFEKPFSLASTITFFEGNLNVLEEETVVLIGIEESRGSTQEDFSEVGFNEIREQFYLLFKGNWSKKIVDLGNVKKGNNLSDTYFAVKKIISYLIEKKCIPVVLGGSQNITYAIYRAYDQLQKTTNICSVDRKFDLGLFSEEKNADSYLNQILTEEPRKLFNFYGIGHQSYYVSQEEMDLITQMNFEYLRLGSASKNISETEPFLRDSDLVSIDMSAIRYSESPANSYAIPNGLDGKEICAITRYAGMSSKVSCLSVFEYNPIKDIRNQTAILIAQMIWYFIEGYNLREEMPNFSKKDAYLFYTVPVEDREFKFVKNIKLDHWWIELDYESKENNVFEKRMIPCSYNDYLKTIEGEIPDRWWKNYKKYL, via the coding sequence ATGATTACAGAACTTTTAACTCCTATTGATAAAACCATTTTTGAAAAGGTGAATTTTGAAAAACCTTTTTCATTAGCTTCAACAATTACTTTTTTCGAAGGTAATCTGAATGTTTTGGAAGAAGAGACTGTTGTTTTAATTGGAATAGAAGAAAGTAGAGGGAGTACACAAGAAGATTTCTCTGAAGTTGGCTTTAATGAAATTAGAGAACAATTTTATCTGCTTTTTAAAGGGAATTGGTCTAAAAAGATAGTAGATTTAGGTAATGTGAAGAAAGGAAATAACCTTTCAGATACGTACTTTGCAGTTAAAAAAATAATTTCTTATTTGATAGAAAAAAAATGTATTCCTGTTGTTTTAGGAGGGAGTCAGAATATAACATATGCAATTTATCGTGCTTATGATCAACTTCAGAAAACAACGAATATCTGTTCTGTAGACCGAAAATTTGACTTAGGATTATTTTCAGAAGAAAAAAATGCCGATTCGTATTTAAATCAAATTTTAACAGAAGAACCACGAAAACTTTTTAATTTTTACGGTATTGGCCATCAAAGTTATTATGTTTCGCAGGAAGAGATGGATCTTATAACTCAAATGAATTTTGAATATTTAAGATTAGGTAGTGCATCAAAAAATATAAGTGAAACGGAACCTTTTTTGCGAGATAGTGATTTAGTATCAATTGATATGAGCGCTATACGTTATTCAGAATCTCCAGCAAATTCCTATGCAATTCCTAATGGATTAGATGGGAAAGAGATTTGTGCGATAACACGTTATGCAGGTATGAGTTCTAAAGTGTCATGTTTAAGTGTTTTTGAATACAATCCAATAAAAGATATTCGAAATCAAACTGCTATTTTAATAGCCCAAATGATATGGTATTTTATAGAAGGATATAATTTAAGAGAAGAAATGCCAAATTTTTCAAAAAAAGATGCTTACTTATTTTATACCGTTCCAGTGGAAGATAGAGAATTTAAATTTGTTAAAAATATAAAATTGGATCATTGGTGGATTGAGCTGGATTACGAATCAAAAGAAAATAATGTATTTGAAAAACGAATGATTCCATGCTCTTATAATGACTATTTAAAAACAATAGAAGGGGAAATTCCAGACCGTTGGTGGAAAAATTATAAGAAATATTTATAA